The following are encoded together in the Thermomonas brevis genome:
- a CDS encoding peptidase domain-containing ABC transporter, producing MTLQSEAAECGLASLAMVADAHGLRISLAELRQRFPLSLKGAKLNQLIHVAQQLGFQTRPLRLDMDDLGKLKLPCILHWDFNHFVVLAKVRRSKVTILDPAIGEKTLAFSEVSDHFTGVALELAPGHEFKPRKASPSVSVRQLTGRVTGLWRALGQILLLSVALQVFVVLAPFFMQWVVDQVLVSADKDLLTVLGLGFGLALLLQIGIGLLRGWSVVYLSSRLGLQWMGNVFAHALRLPLDFFEKRHLGDITSRMASVQAIQRTLTTSFVEALIDGLMAVVTFGLMLVYSWKLALVTLLAVALYAGIRLAAYRPLRDGTERQLVAAAKQQTHLLESLRGMQSVKVAGAEGLRRSTYDNLMVDTVNQDVRIAQLGLGFTSASQLVFGIERIAVIWIGALLALSNVFSVGMLIAFLAYKDQFAQRMSALIDKGIEFRMLRLHGERLADIVLTPPEDAELRPELPAPEVSSIEVENLGFRYADGEPWVLKGCNLRIEPGEAVAIVGASGCGKTTLVKLLLGLLKPTEGTIRIGGQDLHKAGPANIRRIVGAVMQDDQLFGGSIADNISFFDPQMDQARVEQAARMAAIHGEIAAMPMGYHSLIGDMGSSLSGGQKQRVILARALYRQPKLLFLDEATSHLDVGNEQLVNAAVKQLEVTKVIVAHRPETIASADRVLVMHGGKIVQEVRPEPVQAAA from the coding sequence ATGACCCTCCAATCCGAAGCCGCTGAATGCGGCCTCGCCTCGCTAGCGATGGTGGCCGATGCCCACGGCCTGCGGATATCTCTGGCCGAGTTACGCCAGCGTTTCCCTCTCTCCCTCAAAGGCGCCAAGCTCAACCAGCTGATCCATGTCGCCCAGCAGTTGGGTTTCCAGACCCGCCCGCTGCGGCTGGACATGGACGACCTGGGCAAGCTCAAACTGCCCTGCATCCTGCATTGGGATTTCAACCACTTCGTGGTGCTGGCCAAGGTCAGACGGTCGAAGGTGACGATCCTCGACCCGGCCATCGGCGAGAAGACGCTCGCCTTTTCCGAGGTCTCCGATCACTTCACCGGCGTGGCGCTGGAACTGGCGCCCGGCCATGAGTTCAAGCCGCGCAAGGCCTCGCCATCGGTGTCGGTGCGCCAGCTGACCGGACGCGTGACCGGCCTGTGGCGGGCGCTGGGGCAGATCCTGCTGCTGTCGGTGGCCTTGCAGGTGTTCGTGGTGCTCGCCCCGTTCTTCATGCAGTGGGTGGTGGACCAGGTGCTGGTCTCCGCCGACAAGGACCTGCTGACGGTATTGGGACTGGGCTTCGGGCTGGCCCTGCTGCTGCAGATCGGCATCGGCCTGCTGCGCGGCTGGTCGGTGGTGTATCTGTCGTCCCGATTGGGGCTGCAATGGATGGGCAACGTGTTCGCGCACGCGCTGCGGTTGCCGCTGGATTTCTTCGAAAAGCGCCATCTGGGCGATATCACTTCGCGCATGGCCTCGGTGCAGGCGATCCAGCGCACCTTGACCACCAGCTTCGTCGAGGCGCTGATCGACGGCCTGATGGCGGTGGTGACGTTCGGCCTGATGCTGGTCTACAGCTGGAAGCTGGCGCTGGTTACCCTGCTGGCGGTGGCGCTGTATGCCGGCATTCGCCTGGCGGCCTACCGGCCGCTGCGCGACGGTACCGAGCGTCAACTGGTGGCGGCGGCGAAACAGCAGACCCATCTGCTGGAATCGCTGCGCGGCATGCAAAGCGTCAAGGTGGCCGGGGCGGAGGGGCTGCGCCGCTCCACTTACGACAATCTGATGGTGGATACCGTCAACCAGGACGTGCGCATCGCGCAGTTGGGGCTGGGCTTCACCAGCGCCAGCCAGTTGGTATTCGGGATCGAGCGCATCGCGGTGATCTGGATCGGGGCGCTGCTGGCGCTGTCCAACGTGTTCTCGGTCGGCATGCTGATCGCGTTCCTCGCCTACAAGGACCAGTTCGCGCAGCGCATGTCGGCGCTGATCGACAAGGGCATCGAGTTCCGCATGCTGCGCCTGCACGGCGAGCGCCTGGCCGACATCGTGCTGACGCCGCCGGAGGACGCGGAGCTGCGGCCGGAGCTGCCCGCGCCCGAAGTCTCCTCCATCGAGGTGGAGAACCTGGGCTTCCGCTACGCCGATGGCGAGCCGTGGGTGTTGAAGGGCTGCAACCTGCGCATCGAACCGGGCGAAGCGGTGGCGATCGTCGGCGCGTCCGGCTGCGGCAAGACCACGCTGGTCAAGCTCCTGCTGGGCCTGCTCAAGCCGACCGAAGGCACGATCCGCATCGGCGGGCAGGATCTGCACAAGGCGGGACCGGCGAACATCCGCCGGATCGTGGGCGCGGTGATGCAGGACGACCAGCTGTTCGGCGGCAGCATTGCCGACAACATCAGCTTTTTCGATCCGCAGATGGATCAGGCACGGGTGGAGCAGGCGGCACGCATGGCGGCCATCCACGGGGAGATCGCGGCGATGCCGATGGGCTATCACAGCCTGATCGGCGACATGGGCAGCAGCCTGTCCGGCGGGCAGAAGCAGCGGGTGATCCTGGCGCGGGCGCTGTACCGGCAGCCGAAGCTGCTGTTCCTGGACGAAGCCACCAGCCATCTGGACGTGGGCAACGAGCAGCTGGTGAACGCGGCGGTGAAGCAGTTGGAGGTGACCAAGGTGATCGTGGCGCATCGGCCCGAAACCATCGCCAGTGCCGATCGCGTGCTGGTGATGCACGGCGGGAAGATCGTGCAGGAGGTCAGGCCGGAGCCGGTGCAGGCCGCGGCCTAG
- a CDS encoding helix-turn-helix transcriptional regulator, protein MDRYERIIALHRHLQAARRPVTVARLQDELGCSRATVYRDIAFLRDALMAPVVGDGEAGFHYDKDEAERFELPGLWLNSEELHALLAAQQLLARSSGGMLSAALAPLQQRVEKLLDAHSGGKRWPVERVRVIPHRIRRMDENAFRIVASSVLERRKLAFDYRARSTDEKTRRTVSPQRLTHYRDNWYLDAWDEDREGLRSFSIDRIAGARFVDGGARDVAEDDLNAHLAGSYGIFSGAPKGWATIRFSPKAARWVADEHWHSQQQGRFLPDGRYELKVPYSVPRELLMDVLHYGADAEIVEPKALREQLRAHLQLALSNYGDG, encoded by the coding sequence ATGGACCGCTACGAACGCATCATCGCCCTGCACCGCCACCTGCAAGCCGCGCGCCGGCCGGTGACGGTGGCCCGGCTGCAGGACGAACTGGGCTGCTCGCGCGCCACCGTCTACCGCGACATCGCCTTCCTGCGCGACGCGCTGATGGCGCCGGTGGTCGGCGACGGCGAGGCCGGCTTCCACTACGACAAGGACGAGGCCGAACGCTTCGAACTGCCCGGCCTGTGGCTCAATTCGGAAGAACTGCACGCCCTGCTGGCCGCGCAGCAGCTGCTGGCGCGCAGCAGCGGCGGAATGCTGTCGGCCGCGCTGGCGCCGCTGCAGCAGCGGGTGGAGAAGCTGCTCGACGCCCACTCCGGCGGCAAGCGCTGGCCGGTGGAACGGGTGCGCGTCATCCCGCACCGGATCCGCCGGATGGACGAGAACGCGTTCCGCATCGTCGCCTCCAGCGTGCTGGAGCGGCGCAAGCTGGCCTTCGACTACCGCGCCCGCTCCACCGACGAGAAGACCCGCCGCACGGTCAGCCCGCAGCGCCTGACCCACTACCGCGACAATTGGTACCTGGACGCCTGGGACGAAGACCGCGAGGGCCTGCGCAGCTTCTCCATCGACCGCATCGCCGGCGCGCGCTTCGTCGACGGCGGCGCGCGCGATGTGGCCGAGGACGACCTCAATGCGCATCTCGCCGGCAGCTACGGCATCTTCTCCGGCGCGCCCAAGGGCTGGGCGACGATCCGCTTCAGCCCCAAGGCCGCGCGCTGGGTGGCCGACGAGCACTGGCATTCGCAGCAGCAGGGCCGCTTCCTGCCCGACGGCCGCTACGAGCTGAAGGTGCCGTACTCGGTGCCGCGCGAACTGCTGATGGACGTGCTGCACTACGGCGCCGACGCCGAGATCGTCGAACCGAAGGCGCTGCGCGAGCAGCTGCGCGCGCACCTGCAGCTGGCGCTGTCCAACTACGGGGACGGTTGA
- a CDS encoding patatin-like phospholipase family protein, giving the protein MRAGAGDASVVLALGAGGARGLAQIGVIEVLQERGLRIEAVAGTSCGALVGGAFAAGKLGELRDWMLRTGRNEMLRLLDPGWGRPAMFTGNRLVRTLRDVIGEPRIEDLPIDFTAVAVDLLRQREVWLRHGDLWNALRASFAIPGIFTPLTLDGMELVDGGLLAPLPITATRLAGPHRVVAVDIHGSTPQRSDDPVRVVDAVAEASPTNPLGRWMEQHFGNSEETARPTHRFGLMEVMSRALDTMQERIARVQMALEPPDLLIRIPRDACQFYEFWRGAELIEIGRSEAKKALDAAGY; this is encoded by the coding sequence ATGCGCGCCGGCGCGGGCGATGCGTCGGTGGTGCTGGCGCTGGGCGCCGGCGGCGCGCGCGGACTGGCCCAGATCGGCGTGATCGAAGTCCTGCAGGAGCGCGGCCTGCGCATCGAGGCCGTGGCCGGCACCTCTTGCGGCGCGCTGGTCGGCGGCGCGTTCGCCGCCGGCAAGCTGGGCGAACTGCGCGACTGGATGCTGCGCACCGGCCGCAACGAGATGCTGCGCCTGCTCGACCCCGGCTGGGGCCGCCCGGCCATGTTCACCGGCAACCGGCTGGTGCGCACCCTGCGCGACGTCATCGGCGAACCGCGCATCGAAGACCTGCCGATCGACTTCACCGCGGTCGCGGTGGACCTGCTGCGCCAGCGCGAAGTCTGGCTGCGCCACGGCGACCTGTGGAACGCCCTGCGCGCCTCGTTCGCGATTCCCGGCATCTTCACCCCGCTCACCCTCGACGGCATGGAGCTGGTCGACGGCGGCCTGCTCGCACCGCTGCCGATCACCGCCACCCGGCTGGCCGGCCCGCACCGGGTGGTGGCGGTGGACATCCACGGCAGCACGCCGCAGCGCAGCGACGATCCGGTGCGGGTGGTCGACGCCGTCGCCGAGGCGTCCCCGACCAACCCGCTGGGACGCTGGATGGAACAGCATTTCGGCAACAGTGAAGAGACCGCCCGCCCGACCCACCGCTTCGGCCTGATGGAAGTGATGTCGCGCGCGCTGGACACCATGCAGGAACGCATCGCCCGCGTGCAGATGGCGCTGGAACCGCCGGACCTGCTGATCCGCATTCCCCGCGACGCCTGCCAGTTCTACGAGTTCTGGCGCGGCGCGGAGCTGATCGAGATCGGCCGCAGCGAGGCGAAGAAGGCGTTGGACGCGGCGGGGTATTGA
- a CDS encoding M16 family metallopeptidase, whose product MFNRHLRIRSLALSLSLALSTVALAETPAALPKSVAAAPCIEGLCEYRLQNGLRVLLFPDASKPTVTVNVVYGVGSTDENYGETGMAHLLEHMLFKGTPTHPDIPGEMKQRGVAKNASTSFDRTNYFASFPANDDTLDWLLGLEADRMVNSKIAKSDLDSEMTVVRNEMEAGDNNPGAVLMKRVRAVAYDWHNYANLPIGARSDVEGVPIANLQAFYKTWYQPDNALLIVAGRIDPGKTLVRIANHFGPLKKPVRALPERHTIEPAQDGEREVTVRRTGDIGLIATSYHVPALAQADSAPLAVLANVLSDNPNGRLYKALIETKLAAFATASGDGQRDPGLFTAIAALPKTGDAVKVEAELLKQTEDVTARPVTEQEVAAAKQRIANGYEKLLADANAVGMALSESQAASDWRLLFVQRDAIAKVTAADVNRVAATYLKSGNRTLGRFVPTDNPDRTEVPAAPAIASLVDGYVGKAAVAAGETFEATPQNIAARTQTFTLGDGLKVSLLPKKTRGETVVVNANFEFGNERAITGRTDAGALVGPMLMLGSKSMTREQIAAKFDALNTQAQIGGSLQGAQIALLGKRGTLADALALAADVLRNPAFPANQFEQLRLQAATGIEYQRKEPGPLASMALAQHFDPWPAGHPLHVEGFDESLAKLKTLKLEDVQAYHRDFYGTSQGEIAVVGDFDPAAVKAQLEQLFAGWKAPAAYAPMPTHYTDTKATLASFTTPDKPNAVLVARQNLSLNLVDPDFPALSIAASILGGDPLKARLADRIRQKEGLSYGVTAALRADESRQGRDDDGYLTIQAIAAPQNMAKVETAVREELARLVKDGITEQELRDAVQAKLVAREQSRAQDGAVAGVLTENLQYGRDMQFEIDRDAAYRALTVAQVNAAIRKHFRPDSLSVFAAGDF is encoded by the coding sequence ATGTTCAATCGACACCTGCGCATCCGCTCACTCGCTCTTTCCCTATCTTTGGCACTGTCCACCGTGGCACTGGCCGAGACGCCAGCGGCATTGCCCAAGAGCGTCGCGGCCGCTCCCTGCATCGAGGGTCTCTGCGAATACCGCCTGCAGAATGGGTTGCGCGTGCTGCTGTTCCCGGATGCAAGCAAGCCCACCGTGACCGTCAACGTGGTGTACGGGGTCGGTTCGACGGACGAGAACTACGGCGAAACCGGCATGGCCCATCTGCTGGAACACATGCTGTTCAAGGGCACGCCCACCCATCCGGACATTCCCGGCGAGATGAAGCAGCGCGGCGTCGCCAAAAACGCCAGCACGTCGTTCGACCGCACCAATTACTTCGCCTCGTTCCCGGCCAACGACGACACCCTGGACTGGCTGCTCGGCCTGGAGGCCGATCGCATGGTCAATTCGAAGATCGCCAAGAGCGACCTCGACAGCGAAATGACCGTGGTCCGCAACGAGATGGAAGCCGGCGACAACAACCCCGGCGCCGTGCTGATGAAGCGCGTGCGCGCCGTCGCCTACGACTGGCACAACTACGCCAATCTGCCGATCGGCGCCCGTTCCGACGTGGAAGGCGTGCCGATCGCGAACCTGCAGGCGTTCTACAAGACCTGGTACCAGCCGGACAATGCGCTGCTGATCGTCGCCGGCCGCATCGACCCCGGCAAGACTTTGGTTCGCATCGCCAACCACTTCGGGCCACTGAAGAAGCCGGTCCGCGCATTGCCGGAGCGGCATACCATCGAACCCGCCCAGGACGGCGAGCGCGAAGTCACCGTGCGCCGCACCGGCGATATCGGCCTGATCGCCACCAGCTATCACGTCCCCGCGCTTGCACAGGCCGACAGCGCTCCCCTGGCGGTGCTGGCCAACGTGCTCAGCGACAACCCGAACGGTCGGCTGTACAAGGCGCTGATCGAGACCAAGCTGGCCGCGTTCGCCACCGCCTCCGGCGACGGCCAGCGCGATCCCGGCCTGTTCACCGCCATCGCGGCGCTGCCGAAGACCGGCGATGCGGTGAAGGTGGAAGCGGAGTTGCTGAAGCAGACCGAGGACGTGACTGCGCGCCCCGTGACGGAGCAGGAAGTGGCCGCAGCCAAGCAGCGCATCGCCAACGGCTATGAAAAACTGCTGGCCGATGCGAATGCGGTGGGCATGGCGCTGTCCGAGTCGCAGGCTGCCAGCGATTGGCGGCTGCTGTTCGTGCAACGCGACGCCATTGCCAAGGTCACCGCGGCCGACGTCAACCGGGTCGCGGCCACCTACCTGAAGTCCGGCAACCGCACCCTTGGCCGGTTCGTGCCGACCGACAACCCCGACCGCACCGAGGTTCCCGCGGCGCCGGCGATCGCCAGCCTGGTCGATGGGTATGTCGGCAAAGCAGCGGTGGCTGCCGGCGAAACGTTCGAGGCAACGCCGCAAAACATCGCCGCCCGCACCCAGACCTTCACCCTGGGCGATGGCCTGAAGGTCTCGCTGCTACCCAAGAAGACCCGCGGCGAAACCGTGGTGGTGAACGCCAATTTCGAATTCGGCAACGAGCGCGCGATCACCGGCCGCACGGATGCCGGCGCGCTGGTCGGGCCGATGCTGATGTTGGGCAGCAAGAGCATGACCCGCGAGCAGATCGCGGCCAAGTTCGATGCGCTCAACACCCAAGCGCAGATCGGCGGCAGCCTGCAGGGCGCTCAGATCGCGCTGCTCGGCAAGCGCGGAACGCTGGCCGATGCGCTGGCGCTTGCAGCCGATGTGTTGCGCAATCCCGCGTTCCCGGCAAACCAGTTCGAACAGCTGCGCCTGCAGGCAGCCACCGGCATCGAGTACCAGCGCAAGGAGCCCGGCCCGCTGGCCTCCATGGCGCTCGCTCAGCACTTCGATCCCTGGCCCGCCGGACATCCGCTGCATGTGGAGGGATTCGACGAATCCTTGGCCAAGCTGAAGACGCTCAAGCTCGAAGACGTACAGGCGTATCACCGCGACTTCTACGGCACGTCTCAAGGTGAAATCGCCGTGGTCGGCGACTTCGATCCCGCAGCGGTCAAAGCGCAGCTGGAACAGCTGTTCGCCGGCTGGAAGGCACCGGCCGCCTACGCACCGATGCCCACGCATTACACCGACACCAAGGCGACGCTGGCGAGCTTCACCACCCCGGACAAGCCGAATGCCGTCCTGGTCGCCCGCCAGAACCTGTCCCTGAACCTGGTCGATCCGGATTTCCCGGCCTTGAGCATCGCCGCCAGCATCCTGGGCGGTGATCCACTGAAGGCGCGGCTGGCCGACCGCATCCGCCAGAAGGAAGGGCTGAGCTATGGCGTGACCGCCGCGCTGCGCGCGGACGAAAGCCGCCAGGGCCGCGACGACGATGGCTACCTGACCATCCAGGCGATCGCCGCGCCGCAGAACATGGCCAAGGTCGAAACCGCCGTGCGCGAGGAGCTCGCGCGCCTCGTGAAGGACGGCATCACCGAGCAGGAACTCCGGGATGCCGTGCAGGCCAAGCTGGTCGCGCGCGAACAATCGCGGGCACAGGACGGCGCCGTGGCCGGCGTCCTGACGGAAAACCTGCAATACGGCCGTGACATGCAGTTCGAAATCGACCGTGATGCGGCGTACCGGGCGCTGACCGTCGCTCAGGTGAACGCGGCGATCCGCAAGCATTTCAGGCCGGACAGCTTGAGCGTGTTCGCAGCGGGGGATTTCTAG
- a CDS encoding CPBP family intramembrane glutamic endopeptidase produces the protein MRFIDLFSCIAVSMIVVGTAASYIARLFPIDKTISTNGRLVIVYCAMFLFARHVARAAGVSFKAISGAGLNAASILVAAICAALLLMFSYGENFIEVYLAAQHYPDFAHEYWGFHVAPYDLHETFFGFVTIGFAQLIAAPVVEEYLFRGLFLREMTARWGAMRAVIANSLLFAAFHMQKPYFLSTLVFGIVLCVLYIRYRSIWVNALTHAIFNASAFILQYIFNFHWMKSTTDLRELSSWIPEIMMLLISTPALFFMIKNNFRQLNCGRA, from the coding sequence ATGCGATTCATTGATTTGTTTTCATGTATCGCCGTATCCATGATAGTTGTAGGCACTGCGGCATCATATATAGCCCGCCTTTTCCCTATTGACAAGACTATTTCGACCAATGGCAGGCTTGTAATTGTATATTGCGCAATGTTTTTATTTGCAAGACATGTTGCGCGAGCAGCTGGAGTTTCGTTTAAGGCCATTTCAGGAGCAGGATTAAACGCAGCATCAATCCTAGTAGCGGCAATTTGCGCCGCGCTGCTTCTTATGTTTTCTTATGGAGAAAACTTTATAGAGGTATATCTTGCTGCACAGCATTATCCAGATTTCGCCCATGAATACTGGGGATTCCATGTGGCGCCATACGATCTTCACGAAACATTTTTCGGATTTGTAACTATAGGATTTGCTCAGCTTATAGCTGCTCCTGTCGTTGAAGAGTACTTATTCAGAGGCTTATTTCTTAGAGAAATGACCGCCAGATGGGGGGCAATGAGGGCCGTCATTGCGAACTCACTGCTTTTTGCTGCATTTCACATGCAGAAGCCGTATTTTCTTAGTACGCTTGTTTTTGGGATAGTCTTGTGTGTTCTTTACATTAGGTATCGTTCGATCTGGGTGAATGCATTGACTCATGCGATCTTCAACGCCTCCGCATTTATTCTTCAGTATATATTTAATTTTCACTGGATGAAATCTACGACTGATTTGAGGGAGTTATCAAGCTGGATTCCAGAAATTATGATGCTGCTGATATCAACTCCTGCTTTATTTTTTATGATTAAAAACAACTTCAGGCAGTTAAATTGTGGTCGCGCCTGA
- a CDS encoding DUF481 domain-containing protein: MLPLLWLAFSAPPTAIALPPLPVLQPEVVQRLIDPPRCLKARCVNGEWSVDAMADIPSGQRRLDADDLPGSGGRLRLPDERRDWMKAQGSNARVGMQYGVQAMKTRDTSVRVSVDTGYRLQGYADDGTAGTGPILRGQVEWNQALGKRARLSQTTRIETGQHGAYLRNSLLVNVQLQPMLTLSSGVEMRRDSDLVGRNQTDATLRLKYAF, from the coding sequence ATGCTGCCGCTGCTGTGGCTGGCGTTTTCCGCGCCGCCGACCGCCATCGCCCTACCGCCCCTGCCGGTGTTGCAGCCGGAGGTGGTGCAGCGCCTGATCGATCCGCCACGCTGCCTGAAGGCGCGCTGCGTGAACGGCGAGTGGTCGGTGGATGCGATGGCGGACATCCCCTCCGGCCAGCGCCGCCTGGATGCCGACGACCTGCCCGGCAGCGGCGGCCGGCTGCGCCTGCCCGACGAGCGCCGCGACTGGATGAAGGCGCAGGGCAGCAACGCCCGCGTCGGCATGCAGTACGGCGTGCAGGCGATGAAGACCCGCGACACCAGCGTGCGCGTGTCGGTGGACACCGGCTACCGCCTGCAGGGCTACGCCGACGACGGCACCGCCGGCACCGGCCCGATCCTGCGCGGGCAGGTGGAATGGAACCAGGCGCTGGGCAAGCGCGCGCGGCTGTCGCAGACCACCCGCATCGAAACCGGCCAGCACGGCGCCTACCTGCGCAACAGCCTGCTGGTGAACGTGCAGCTGCAGCCGATGCTGACGCTGAGTTCCGGCGTGGAGATGCGCCGCGACAGCGACCTGGTCGGCCGCAACCAGACCGACGCGACGCTGAGGCTGAAATATGCGTTCTGA
- a CDS encoding HlyD family secretion protein — MSESLFRREALEAKRGSWLGSISLAQPLPLWAMTAFAAGAALAIGLFLTLGSYTRRSTVVGQLVPTRGLATVLAPATGVVTELDSAEGRRVRAGQSLAVVSLPRATVNEGDTAAAMAQRLARRQQGLQDAHRAQSQLLNAQAGGLLAQLDAARRELAQLEQEIATRQGQVWIADETLQRLRQLQADKYVSALQVKQQEAAWLQAVSDVQAMQRQAITARRSLAQLQQARQELPGQRLASNADFQRDLAALEQEQVETEARGALAVSAPVTGVIATQLVKPGQAVQAGQPLLSLLPGNGMLEAELLVPSRAIGFIEPGDKVLLRYQAYPYQKFGHQQGTVTRISRSALSSGELGTLIGNAQQGEPFYRITVALARQTVTAYGKAELLKPGMLLEADVLGDKRRLIEWVFEPLYSLQGKVGNN; from the coding sequence ATGTCGGAATCACTTTTTCGCAGGGAAGCGCTGGAAGCCAAGCGCGGTAGCTGGCTGGGGAGCATTTCCCTGGCCCAGCCCCTGCCGCTATGGGCCATGACCGCCTTCGCAGCTGGTGCGGCATTGGCGATCGGGCTGTTCCTGACGCTGGGCAGCTACACGCGCCGCTCCACCGTGGTCGGGCAACTGGTGCCCACCAGGGGCTTGGCCACCGTCCTGGCACCCGCCACCGGCGTGGTAACGGAGCTGGACAGCGCGGAAGGCAGGCGAGTCCGTGCCGGGCAATCCCTGGCGGTAGTCAGCCTGCCGCGCGCCACCGTGAACGAGGGCGACACCGCCGCTGCCATGGCCCAGCGGCTGGCGCGGCGCCAACAAGGCTTGCAGGACGCGCACCGCGCGCAGAGCCAGCTGCTGAATGCACAGGCCGGCGGCTTGCTGGCGCAGCTGGACGCCGCCCGACGCGAACTGGCGCAGCTGGAACAGGAAATCGCCACCCGGCAGGGGCAGGTATGGATTGCCGACGAAACCCTGCAGCGCCTGCGCCAGCTGCAAGCGGACAAATACGTCAGCGCCCTGCAGGTGAAGCAACAGGAGGCCGCATGGCTGCAGGCCGTCAGCGACGTGCAAGCCATGCAGCGCCAAGCCATTACCGCACGCCGCAGCCTCGCCCAGCTCCAGCAGGCCCGGCAGGAGCTGCCCGGGCAACGCCTCGCCAGCAATGCCGACTTCCAGCGCGATCTGGCAGCGCTGGAACAGGAGCAAGTGGAAACGGAAGCACGCGGCGCCCTGGCAGTCAGCGCGCCGGTGACCGGCGTCATCGCCACGCAGCTGGTCAAGCCCGGACAGGCCGTGCAGGCAGGCCAGCCCTTGCTCAGCCTGCTTCCGGGCAACGGAATGCTGGAAGCGGAACTGCTGGTGCCCAGCCGCGCGATCGGTTTCATCGAACCCGGCGACAAGGTGCTGCTGCGTTACCAAGCGTACCCGTACCAGAAGTTCGGCCATCAGCAGGGCACGGTGACCCGGATCAGCCGAAGCGCCTTGAGCTCCGGTGAACTCGGCACGCTGATCGGCAATGCACAGCAGGGCGAACCGTTCTATCGCATCACCGTGGCGTTGGCGCGGCAGACCGTCACCGCCTACGGCAAGGCCGAGCTGCTGAAACCGGGAATGCTGCTGGAAGCCGATGTGCTGGGGGACAAGCGCCGGCTGATCGAATGGGTGTTCGAGCCTTTGTATTCGTTACAGGGGAAGGTCGGCAACAACTGA
- a CDS encoding helix-turn-helix domain-containing protein: MTTLAGRIRKARLRAGISQQQLAERLKVTRGAVANWEGANGVVPATERLQRIAQETGVSFEWLATGRGACKYEPLLDDIPGVIGMELVSDHLELRLLHALRAVPRRQQGRIIKTVEAHAGIYLADNLE; the protein is encoded by the coding sequence ATGACGACATTGGCCGGACGAATCCGCAAGGCGCGCCTGCGCGCGGGTATATCGCAACAGCAATTGGCAGAACGGTTGAAGGTCACCCGCGGCGCGGTGGCCAACTGGGAAGGTGCCAACGGGGTGGTTCCCGCAACCGAGCGGCTCCAGCGCATCGCGCAGGAAACCGGGGTGTCATTCGAATGGTTGGCCACGGGGCGCGGCGCCTGCAAATACGAGCCGCTGCTGGACGACATTCCCGGCGTGATCGGCATGGAGCTTGTCAGCGACCATCTGGAGCTCCGGCTGCTGCATGCCTTGCGCGCGGTGCCGCGGCGCCAGCAGGGGCGGATCATCAAAACCGTCGAGGCGCATGCCGGGATTTACCTGGCGGATAATCTGGAATAA